Proteins encoded by one window of Anaerosalibacter sp. Marseille-P3206:
- the trmD gene encoding tRNA (guanosine(37)-N1)-methyltransferase TrmD codes for MKIDVLTLFPEIFEYIFGWSIIGRAIKDEILDLDCINIRDFSKDKHKRVDDYPFGGGPGMVMKPEPIYDSIQSIKKDNSKVIYLSPKGKVYNQKLANRLSKEEHLILLCGHYEGIDNRIIENYVDEVISIGDFVLTGGEIPAMVLIDSIVRLIPGVLSSEDSYMEESHYDGLLEYPQYTRPREFRGHLVPPILLSGDHKKIEEWKKYESLKNTYLNRKELLEKREMTTMEKELLEKIIESNNEKN; via the coding sequence ATGAAAATAGATGTTTTAACATTGTTCCCTGAGATATTTGAATATATTTTCGGATGGAGTATTATAGGAAGAGCAATAAAAGATGAAATTTTAGATTTGGATTGTATAAATATAAGGGATTTTTCAAAAGATAAGCATAAAAGAGTAGATGATTATCCTTTTGGTGGTGGACCAGGTATGGTTATGAAACCAGAGCCTATTTACGATTCAATACAAAGTATAAAAAAGGATAATTCCAAAGTTATTTACTTATCACCAAAGGGAAAGGTGTATAATCAAAAACTTGCAAATAGATTATCTAAAGAAGAACATTTAATTCTCTTATGTGGTCATTATGAGGGTATAGATAATAGAATAATAGAAAATTATGTTGATGAAGTAATATCCATAGGAGATTTTGTTTTAACTGGTGGGGAAATACCTGCAATGGTTTTAATAGATTCAATCGTTAGATTGATACCTGGTGTTTTAAGCAGTGAAGATTCATATATGGAAGAGTCCCATTATGATGGGCTTTTAGAATATCCACAGTACACTAGACCCAGAGAATTTAGAGGACATTTGGTTCCCCCAATACTTTTGTCTGGGGATCATAAAAAAATAGAAGAGTGGAAAAAATATGAATCGCTAAAGAATACCTATTTAAATAGGAAAGAGCTTTTGGAAAAAAGAGAAATGACAACTATGGAAAAAGAATTAT